The following are encoded together in the Lagopus muta isolate bLagMut1 chromosome 7, bLagMut1 primary, whole genome shotgun sequence genome:
- the LOC125696073 gene encoding prostatic acid phosphatase-like, whose translation MRSRQLVCGIWSLCFTFCLFCIFLHQTTAKRKLKFVSVVFHHGDHTPQEFFPTDKHKEIARQHGYGQLTKFGIQQQYELGQFMRRRYSYFLSVVYKRSEIYVQSTDCDQTLMSAQATLAGLYPPTQGHIWNPRILWQPIPVHTVPLSHDNLLYVPFSHCPKYNELLRETFATRDFQKQLKQYRSFLKFLASHTGYPLKKLNSERILRISDTLQYEDINNYTLPAWATHGVRTKLIKLSELLLQAEFGFHKQIQKSRLQGGLLLKTILKHMSDARKPSHHQKMIIYSAHATTIVALQMALHVFNGKLPPYSACHFFELYEEKNGQYTIEMYYRNNTLRDPHPLTLPGCSFRCPLERFTHLVSPVLIQHWTRECRI comes from the exons ATGAGATCAAGGCAGCTGGTGTGCGGAATCTGGAGTCTGTGTTTCACGTTCTGCCtcttctgcatctttcttcaCCAAACCACAgctaaaagaaaactgaagttcGTGTCCGTA GTGTTCCACCACGGCGATCATACCCCACAGGAGTTTTTTCCAACTGACAAGCACAAAGAAATTGCAAGGCAGCATGGATACGGACAGCTTACCAAG TTCGGCATACAGCAACAGTATGAGCTTGGACAGTTCATGCGGAGAAGATATTCCTATTTCCTGAGCGTTGTTTACAAACGGTCTGAG attTATGTTCAGAGCACTGACTGTGATCAAACGCTTATGAGTGCTCAGGCAACTCTTGCTGGGCTGTATCCACCAACACAGGGACACATTTGGAACCCCAGAATCCTTTGGCAGCCGATTCCAGTTCACACAGTGCCATTGTCACATGATAAT ttgctATATGTACCTTTCTCACACTGCCCAAAATACAATGAGCTTCTGAGAGAAACTTTTGCAACAAGAGATTTCCAGAAGCAGCTCAAGCAGTACAGG TCTTTTCTCAAGTTTTTAGCCTCTCACACTGGATACCCACTGAAGAAATTGAACAGCGAAAGAATTTTGAGGATCTCTGACACTTTACAATATGAG GATATTAACAATTACACTTTACCTGCTTGGGCTACTCATGGTGTCAGGACCAAGCTGATAAAGCTCTCAGAGTTGTTATTGCAGGCGGAATTTGGGTTCcacaaacaaatacagaaatcacGTTTGCAGGGAG gtcTTCTTTTAAAAACTATCCTAAAGCATATGTCAGATGCTAGAAAGCCTTCACACCATCAAAAAATGATTATATATTCTGCG CATGCAACCACTATTGTTGCCTTACAGATGGCACTCCATGTTTTCAATGGGAAACTGCCTCCTTACAGTGCTTGTCATTTCTTTGAACTCTACGAGGAAAAAAATGG GCAATACACCATAGAAATGTACTATCGGAATAATACTTTGAGAGATCCCCACCCTCTCACTCTCCCCGGCTGCAGTTTTCGTTGTCCACTAGAGAGATTTACTCACTTGGTCTCCCCAGTCCTCATACAACATTGGACAAGAGAATGTAGGATATAG